GCGATTGGGCATCACGTACAGCATCGTCTGCGCCTCACCCGCCTACATCAAGGCATTTGGCATGGCGCACCGACCGGCTGATTTGCTCAATCATGCCTGCCTGCGCCTGGTCAGCCCGGTCTTCCCGCTGGAAAAATGGGCCTTTGACGGCCCTGAAGGTCAGGAGACTGTGACCATCGGCAACTCGCCGTTTCTGGTGAATTCGGCCGACGCCATGCAGGCAGCGATCAGCAGCGGAATGGGCATCGGCATCTTGCCGATCTACTCGGCGATCGAAGGGTTACGCAATGGCTCGCTGGTGCGGGTGCTGCCGCAGTACCGCTCCCATGAGCTGAACCTGTATGCGATCTACCCGTCGCGGCAGTATCTGGATGCGAAGATCAAAACCTGGGTGGAATACCTGCGCGGCTCGCTGCCGGAAATCATGGCGGCCCATGAAGCCGACCTGCAAACCCATGTGTTGCCGCAGACCAGTTAAACGCAAGGCCACCCTGCCTGTGAGAGCGATCAGTGGGGCCCTGCCAATCCCTCGGCAGGAATGTTAGCGTGCTACGCAACGCCCTTCTGAATCGCCCGAGAGAAGCTATCCGATGAAAAAGACCGTCCTTGCCTTCAGCCGCGTGTCCCCGGAAATGGCCGAGCGCCTGCAGCAAGACTTCAATGTGATCATCCCTGACCCGAAAAAGGGTGATCTCAACGAGCAGTTCAACGACGCCCTTCCCCACAGCCACGGCATGATTGGCGCCGGACGCAAGCTGGGTCGCGAACAGCTGCAAAGCGCGACGCAACTGGAAGTGGTCTCGAGCATTTCGGTCGGCTACGACAACTACGACGTCGGCTACCTCACCGAGCGCGGCATCATGCTGACCAACACCCCCGACGTGCTGACGGAAAGCACCGCAGACCTGGGCTTCTCGCTGATCA
The nucleotide sequence above comes from Pseudomonas lutea. Encoded proteins:
- a CDS encoding LysR family transcriptional regulator — its product is MDTLQNMRAFTCVAQAGSFTAAAAQLDTTTANVSRAVSNLEAHLQTRLLNRTTRRIALTEAGKRYLLRCEQILGYVEEAEAEASDAHARPAGQLKVHSMTGVGQHYVIDAIARYRRNHPDVSFDLTMTNRVPDLLEEGYDVSIVLASELPDSGFVSQRLGITYSIVCASPAYIKAFGMAHRPADLLNHACLRLVSPVFPLEKWAFDGPEGQETVTIGNSPFLVNSADAMQAAISSGMGIGILPIYSAIEGLRNGSLVRVLPQYRSHELNLYAIYPSRQYLDAKIKTWVEYLRGSLPEIMAAHEADLQTHVLPQTS